The sequence GTTGTTGACCAATTAAGTGATCGATTGTAACAATgaagtaaaaaaacaaacaaaactgaaaagcATGTCAAGAACAGTAACCATAgagataatgtgtatgtatttgagtatacatacatacatacatacataccttacACTTGCGTATGTACCAGTATATATATGTAGGCCCATTTATAAGCACAAATCAgtcattttcaagaaatttctcTTTTGCCATGTTTACACGCCATTTGATATCTCACTTTATAACCAAAATTAAACACACTCCCATGCAGTTCTCTGAACGCACGGTTTTTCCCCCTTTTTAGAGTATTAAGTTAGCCAGCCAACATGCAGCTGTCTCGACCTCTGGGTACCACCTGTTGATTTGCTTCGTCGGTAAAAtagttgagggcgctgtttgacCTAATGTGACCCTTACGCCGCGAAGTTGCTACTGACTACCGACCCAACAATGCAATGGCCATGTAATCACGGGGGTTTGAGCAGGCTGTCAGCTGTAAAGCACGCATTGGCAAACAATTTGCATACTAACAGACGTCCTCATTGACGTCCATTAAACACAACACAAGCATACCAGCACGACGAATCAAACCTCGCGCGAGAGAACAGGTACACAGATTGCACAATTGTTGTCTCATAGCCGGCTCACACCGATATCAAACAACACTAATGTTGTAATTTTAAGTGTGGGATCATTCTATGTCATCGACGATGGACATTTACTGGCGTACGATATGTGGACATGCCTGAAACCACCATACATCACGGATATACTTGTGTGCGCTTTACTGTGTGCGAATGGCCGACAGGTAAGCAGCATGGAGCACATAAATACCATTGACTGCGTAATTCCGTGTATTATTTCGTTTTATTaccaatcaaaatatttattgataCCGTCGCCTCTAgcttgttttaaactgataaGCAGGGCATGTCACATGTGCAAGATATATTTTTGCATTTGTTCAACAGTTAAACCACAATTAGGCCTAAGTAAATCCTATTTAGGCTTAGGCTAACTAAGTTAACACTATCTCGAACAACCTTAATTTCACCACATGGCAAACCACGGGTCCATACGTAGTTCCTGAGGTCGGTAAGCTTACTATTAATATTTCTCGACATGCACCCGAAGTAAACGCAAACGTTGTTTCGATATATGAAAAATGATCACGTGGAAAATAgaatagaaaaaaacaaatcGGCGTTGTTTATACGAAACGATTGTCGTCTGCTAGGACAGTGCAAAGTCTGTCAATAATAATGTAGTTATACAAACGTTGTTGTTGTCTTGAATACAACAACGTTTAAAGtgagactctctctctctctctctttctctctctctctctctctctctctctctctctctctctctctctctatatatatatatatatataggcctatatatatatatatatatatacatacatacatacatacatacatacatacatacatacatacatacatacatacatacatacatacatatatatgtatacatacatatatatatatatatatatatatatatatatatatatatatatatatatatatatataggtctatatatatatatatatatatatatatatatatatatatatatatatatatatagatatatatatttatatatattatatatatatacacatatatatgctTACAATCCGACTATTTAAATCCCTCAAAGAGTCTTCATGGCAAACAACTGATGAACCCCTATATATATTCTTTCCAAGTTGTATATCATTCTTGCAGCGTATTGTGCTGTCCTTACTAACCTTTGTACTGTACTGATTGTCCTTCTCATTACGATGCGTTATTCTATCTATACTATTTGCCTGAGCCTTCACACTGACACGCTTTTAGTTCTTATTCTTAGACTACTGTCTGATGCCTTTCTAATTATTAAGTCAACATTTCCGAATCAGTACAGTGTAAACATCGATCCCCTCCCATTGTATACGCAGGTTTCGTTGGATAGGCTGTCTACCACAGTGCTGCATGCAAAATCGATCGATACCGTATTGTCCGCAGATGCCGGGGACTTTTTGTGACCTTTTCAGGTCACCATAATTATCATTGTTTACACTTCCTCTTTGCAAATCAGTGCCCgaaatgttcatttcatttGATACGCTTTGTCAACTGATGCCGTACGCCTCGTTGTGGCTCTACTTAAAATCGGCGTATTGGAGCCAGGGCATGGGGCGACACTCAGACCCAGTATCTGtggttaaaaatacaaatttttgaatGGAATTAGTCCGAAAGAAAATCACTGTAATAGAATTTCATTTAAATAGTTGAGGATGAAGTGTCCATATACCTCTGAGAAAAATGGGAggctataaaaaaaataaaagtgcaTTAGCTTTCGTGTCATGTCTTCTCAGTTCGCGAGAAAGAGTCGCCTCATGCACTAACGgcgttgttacatttttatgtAGGACTGGAGTAGCTGAACTCGAACCCATGTGGTTTTTCACGGAACTAACAGTGCATGCAGCAAGTGAATGAGCTCAATGTACGACCACTATGGGCTGTGGAGCGTCAAATATCACAGAGGTGAAGCCCCTATCCATTCAGCAGAGGCGGACAGACTCACGAGCGACGACCAGAATTCGAAATATTTCCGCTGTGGAAAATGGCACCCCGATAGGTCTGCAGTTTTCGGACCCGTACTCCTCTATGATGCCGGACTTTCACACACCGGTGGAGACGCTCGGCACGAACTGGAATTGCGACGACGAAGCAGTGTCGATGATCTCAGAGGTATTCAGGAAATATGAACACACAGAATTCtttatgaaatacaaagaacCGCAACGTGTACGTATATGTCCTTCTCATGTCGGTGAAATACATCTCAGTGTAGCTTACAGTAACGCCAACCCCTTCCCGAAAATAACTATtataaaatgtatacatttattttaagattactttaaaaattttagtttttgttgGTTCATGTAATTCGTCATTTTTGTGTTTCGAGGAAAGAATGTGTTCACTGAAGAGACACTACTATAAGCTTGATACGCCAATTTTTTAAtcaacacgattgaaactaatttgggatagttggatagtgaagtaatgttgatttaatctacaaatgttatctcatctgcttttctttttatattacacacttgtttttatgagtaatttacgatattgcaatattcagctatatggcacctaacacttttgggaaatttacaaaatatgaaaatccaattatctcaaattagttcccatCGTGTTAATTGCAATACCTTCTGCAGTATGAAGATTTTCAGAGATTACGAACGTGTCCTAAAACTGTGTTATAAAAAAGTGACGACCATACTATTACTTTGTAAGGTTCTGGAAGTGTGTAAAAATTTCTGCCGGACGTACTCTAGCAAAACTGTGGTCTCTGATATGTGACCATCATAAGTATTTGTTAGagaacaaatttattttctaagGCGCTTGACTGGGAACTTCGTCTCCTCAATAACTGTCTAAACTTTCGCTACCACTTCTGTCCTGCTATTACATTCTACATCGATCTGACTCATTTCCAGCCACCAAATCGTGACAAAATTTACTGTCTTTATAAATTGGTAAAGCAAccatacaaaatatatataagaaaagaCTATATGCATTTAGACGGAGAGTCATTGGTACACCAGTTTCACATTAacactttgagtgctgtaaattttccggCAAAAAAATcagtgcaaagttttgaacattttcataattttttgtgatttttttgcaaaattttgatcaaatggaCTTCACTTTTTATTGGTTACCgtttttgatcaattttttgaaaaaaaactaaaaaaaaaattgtctgactTACATTAATAAAggcagcaaaaattgactttaggcTCAATCGGCATTTCCTTTCTCAGAGCTTTATTACGCAGCTGTCAGAAGAGGTCGTCGGAAGAGATTCCGTCCTTTCCGCCATCAGGAGTTATATCAGCGACACCAATCCACTGTCACAAGTCCCTTTACTTCTTCACAGCGAGGCCGGACGGGGGAAGACAGCTGTGCTGGCTAAATTGGTCACAACGACAGCAACGGAAATTCTACAAAGAATGCAGTCTAGGtgaaaattttgttctttttaGTCCGAGCTGTATAATATATGCTATTTGTATAGTGTCCACTTATACCCTTGAAAGTCGAACACTGAGGTTAGAGGGAAAAGAGTAACTGTTTGTTTCTGCATGGTCAGCGCACGCGTCACTTGAAAGTCTTCGCGTCAACTCTCTTTTCTGTTTTGTGAAACAGAGTTCGACGATAgagaaaatgaagtattaaagtCTCAAGTGGTATGCTTTTTATCACAAACTACCTCTTTCCCTACCATTTAAATAACCAGAATTCAATACAACACATTTAAAATATCTATTAAATATATGTTCAGAATGTTGAGCAGACTGACTGGCCGGAaacaaaaaaagtattttttttttaatgtgcaTAAGCGCATCCTTTTTGGAAAGAAGCCATAACCAGAAACAATGTCTTTTGCCTTATATAATGATCTGAGTGACCTATTCTCTCGTGATTTAAAAACAGTGTGACACTGTGTAGCAGAAGTATTccccaaaattttagttcaatcggaaTTTATGTGTAATTGCTGATGGACAAAAATTCAACTGATACAAACATTTTTCTGGACGCCATCACTAATGAATCCATTCAAAGAGTTTACGGAATTCTtgaagcaaaaaaaaagaataaagtGAGAAGGTATTGGAACTGTACTGAATTTTACCATTTCACTCTCGTCAAATCTCCAATTTTACTGAGCAGAAACGACAGTGCTATCGTTGTTATTTGATTATGTATGCAAGAGCGAAAAGAATAAACCCCAGGCATTACTGGGGTTTTTTTGAAACTGTTATTGTACCAATGTTTTATCTTCACCTCACTGTCTTTTTTGCAGTTCTTCCGATGGCACCAAGTGGTATCTATTCCATTATTTCGTGCGGTCTGTTCCCAAGTCTTCCAATCTGGAGCATATGCTTCGTTGCCTTCTCATCGAAATTGGTGCAGTCAATGTACGTAGTGTGTCGCATTCCCTGTCTATTACTTTCATTCAACTCGCAAACTACGCTGTTTGACTTTAGTAATTTCCTGTGTGAAGCTAACAGCAAAAGCGAAAGTAAagagacatatttcaaaaaacacAGATGGTAAAAATTGTGTAATTATACTCACCGTGCAATCATATTTTCTTGCATTTACGAGAATAAATTATACATACACTCAGTCAAGCTGGATGTGATAATTCGATAGATAAAGTTTATACACAAGCAAAAATGTATAAACCTGATATTTCTATCATAAAATACACTTGTAATGATATTGAATCTATAAAACAAGTGAATCTTTGATCTGTTCATGATCAAAGTAAGATTATCATGCGAATCCGAtggaataaaatataatataaatataatctGAAAGACCTCacaataaaactaaaaaaatcgGATGTTAAGACAAAAGATAATTTGTTGGATTCATCATGTTCTCGTTCCAGGAATTTACATTACCGCGAACTTTGACCTCGTTGGTACAACTCACATATGCAATATTATCTCACCCCCATTGTCGAcctattatcatcattatcgaTTCGCTTGATCAAGTGAGTAACGTTTCACCTCgactttttctttcctttaatAGTTTCTCGATCACACAATGCACGTGATTAAACCATCACATCACATATTTTTGTGGAGCTTTTGAAACGCCTataatttttatgtttgtgaattttctcttctcagtaaatttcacaatttacacGAATCATGTAAAAGTTCCAATACTCTGAAATTCAGAATTCATCTTCGAGTAAACATCAAATACAAATTATCGTTGTCACTCCTCGTTTTTCagaatattaaagttttgcaccgGAAAAAACTCAGAATCTGAATAATACAAGTGAACTAGCTCGAAACAGAATTGTAAATTATGCGAACATGTCCATTTCAGTTCGACGAAGTCTTTGAAGATGACGTCATCAGGTGGATTCCGCGCCGGTTATCGGGTCAAATCAGACTGATATTCTCCATGGAAACCGGTAGCAAGGTGCAATGGCAactcaaagacaaaatatccgcCGTCAAGGAGATGGCACTTCCCAGTCTCAGTAGCAACGATATCAAGGTTGGTTGATGTGCACAAcctcatatattttatgcagtatAGCGAAAGAAATTCAGTGTTTCAGTGTTTCTCATAATGTTAAATGCCATTCATGTTGCAATTTAGACGATGTTCTACCTCAGAGTCTGATGGGCGGACACATCGCATACTTGAGTAGACACGATACTTAGACGTCAACCATTATTACGTAATTTTTTTCGAACTGAAAATGTGTGTTGTTgaaacttttcgatttgaatattCTAAGCAAAACAAAGCAAGcgatttttctcaaattatgccctaaaatgtcaaatatgtaaatattggGTTGTACATACCTTAAAGGGACAGCAGCTGTGATGTTTAGACaatgttttcatcatttttgttccGGCAAAAAAAGGGTACGATAATTACTTGTTcttttccctaaaattatggtgaACTACAAACTACAGTAGCTTTGCATCTTTACGTAACAAATTGTGTACAGTGTACAATTTTGTTCTCGACGTATAAATTCAAGTCCGTACTGAAATTCCggatgtcaacaataacatcagACTTCACATACTAACAGTCAGCGGGCGGCGTTGGAAAGCTGAACACTTGGCATTTCAACACGATTTTTGAGGTAGAAAGACAAATTAGGTTTCACAAACCGAacgaaaaaacatcaaaagtcaagAGTAAACGGACCTTTACACACCTTTCATTTGCAAACTTTTCTTTTGAGAAGATCGACAAGATACAAAATCTTGGCTGAAATAGCTTTACTGTGATATTTTTGTGTCATATTTCTTCCAGAAAATAGCAACGAGAAAGTTGCAGCGACACGGGAAGGAACTCAACAAAACTCAGGAGAAATATCTACTCGCAAGGAAATCCTCGGAAAATTTGGCGTGGCTCAACATCGCGTGCGATTATCTCGGCTTCCTTGAAGACGGTGATGAAATCAATAGCCAACTCGAAAGGATGCCCAACAATGTTGACAAGTGAGTAAGAACCCCGGGGGTGAGTGTCCTAGACATAGCACAATACTAACCAAAGTCCAAGCAGTGGGCGGCTCTCGAAGAACGGCACACACAACTGGTGACATGAAAAAACAAAGACGCTCGAACATTTCCGATTGGTGCCTCCCGGTCTACAGGTTTTTATGATACATACcatattgaaaattttcttttttatataaaatatttgaaaacaatttttttatatcaGCAAAATTATCGTGTACGTTGAAAAATTGTTGAACAAAGGTCATGTGGTAAGCGTCAACGCTGCAAGTATAATGGCTAGTGGCGGCCGATCCAGCGAGGCGTCATTGCTCGATTTGTATAACTGGTATAATACAATCAAGTTGAGTTTGGTCACGCATTGAAATACCATATTCTAGATTTTCTTAGCGGTTACAAGAGTAGCGTGCATGGCTAATCATCCACACTCGTATTTGAAAAAACTATTTGGCCTAAGACGATGTATAAATGTATATGTACAACCTCGTTGTTTATTAAAGAGGTTCATATTAAGCAGGTTCACATCGCTTTTCTAGGGTAGAACGGCACAATCATCGTTAAATTGTTTATAATTATTTCGCATGACTAGCATTTTTAGGTGTTACACACATAATATTTTCTGGCGAACATTTCACAGTTGTCATATTATTTTTGACCATAACTCCGAGATATCGTACAGTCGTCTTCACCCCATgcccacagtaagtgaggctacccacaattctccatgatctgtacacacggagatcactcactgaactgaagcaaatttcttctgtacagagaacaactcggtccatatttcaaaattctggcaacatagttctgatcactataattttctgatttctcactgtgaataatgagaagatcaaccccttttccgcggaggagatagcaattttgtaattttgtcgacacagatttttgacagccatacacaatattttcaagtaaactaagggaataagttgcatctgtgttggcaaaagaaagggtattgattttttttaatgttcgtaacaaaggaaatttgcatgtctgacaggtggtatgatgagaccatcttagttgctgataactttatcttgacaagtgtgcaatttttagcacctccaaacatcgacttctcagtcaatttactcttgaattttaagcataatcaaacattttggaacatagttttaacaaataatcctgaacttaaattgtaagttaaaattgttaagaaactgataaaatgaaaaagcctttagcaaaaaatgtctgagtgaacaaatcaaggggaattgtgggtagcctcacttactgtgatgCCTTGTGAGTGCAGTGCAATTActatatttatgtaaatcatTCAAACATAATGAGTGAGCATCAAACAATTTTGgcaagtaaaacaaaagattttgTTATTTAAGGTAATGAATCTTATACACTTATGAAAAAAGAAACCGTTTCCTTGCGTTTCAGGTTATTAACTGACGTTATCTCGCGTTTCGAAGACCTTAAGGGAAGACCAGATCGTCTGCTGGCCGGGTTTCTCTTCTTACTTCGGTTTTCAAAAGACGGAATGAAAAACTCGGAATTGAGATGGATACTGGGTGACCAGGAAACCATCTTCCCTATTTACATAGCAGGTCTTGGAGACATCAAAATAAGTAAGACACTCTTTGttaaaacaatataaaaaacCTAGATCATATGATTTAGGATGACCAATCATTTATTGAAGACTACGTGACGTGCCGTCAACGTCATCTACTATCTGCGTCGGTATTCTCATGGCCTTCATTGCGaacaatttcacattttatagGCTGCCATATTGTAAATAAACGGATAAGTAGGCCTAATGATAACCTAAAGTGCTTTGATAAATTTGCAGTGTTCCACAGCAGCTTGTGTCAGCAGATTTACGTTACGCACGCGCACTGGTGGTGTCAAGCTTTGTCATTTGGTTTTGGTCCCACTCGAACACAAGTATTTCGAAATAAAAACGTCAAAAAATCAAGGACACTAAAAAATCGTTTTCTGAAAAAAGTGACGGATAGCCGTCTTCAATAGCAGTtaacattttgaatacattttcagCATTTAATAGATTATACGAGCAACTTGCCGACGAGCCGTGGGAGATCATTTTCCGAGCTATGCTTCCATTCATAAGAGAAGTCAAATCAAATGAAGACGACAATGACGACCCCAGATATGTGTTCAAACACCATATTATAGGAAACGCCGTCCAGCAAATGTAAGAACTAAGTTATATTTTCGAGAAGTCAACATTTTACCGTTACTGCACGTTACGTTCATATAAAGATAACACAATATTCCAATGGAAAATATATTGTTCATGGTTCCAAGAATCAAAGGAGATAGTGAAATATAGTCACTTTGGAACGGTCTTTTTGAAACAGTTGCGACGTTTCGATCCGACTACAACGGAGCTTGATCACGCAATGATGTTAATTATTCAGCGTTAATATGTCTCTGTAACTGGCGGAATAATATGTCCGTAAATCAAGCTAATGGAGTTCTGTCTGAAAACCACGTACTTTGTGTACGATGGGACATTCTACCAACAAACCCATGGAGCTGCCATTGGGTCACCTGTGTCGCCTATTGTAGCGAATTTATACATGGAGTATTTCGAAGACCGTGCTATCTCTACAGCTCCCTACCCTCCATCATTGTGGCTGCGATACGTGGACGACACATTTGTGAACACAGAAGAAACAGCTGTAGACTCACTGACACAACATATAAACAGCATAGATCCACATATTCAATTCACCATAGAGCCGGAATCAGACCACAAACTTCC comes from Ptychodera flava strain L36383 chromosome 8, AS_Pfla_20210202, whole genome shotgun sequence and encodes:
- the LOC139139079 gene encoding TPR repeat-containing protein DDB_G0287407-like; protein product: MGCGASNITEVKPLSIQQRRTDSRATTRIRNISAVENGTPIGLQFSDPYSSMMPDFHTPVETLGTNWNCDDEAVSMISEVFRKYEHTEFFMKYKEPQRSFITQLSEEVVGRDSVLSAIRSYISDTNPLSQVPLLLHSEAGRGKTAVLAKLVTTTATEILQRMQSSSSDGTKWYLFHYFVRSVPKSSNLEHMLRCLLIEIGAVNEFTLPRTLTSLVQLTYAILSHPHCRPIIIIIDSLDQFDEVFEDDVIRWIPRRLSGQIRLIFSMETGSKVQWQLKDKISAVKEMALPSLSSNDIKKIATRKLQRHGKELNKTQEKYLLARKSSENLAWLNIACDYLGFLEDGDEINSQLERMPNNVDKLLTDVISRFEDLKGRPDRLLAGFLFLLRFSKDGMKNSELRWILGDQETIFPIYIAGLGDIKITFNRLYEQLADEPWEIIFRAMLPFIREVKSNEDDNDDPRYVFKHHIIGNAVQQMSFLDGEEDKVNDDEREENTNWWHSKLADYFELESNFKRKIEEYPFHVAEVGNQAGGVFKCFTNWQIFQELLQENLPWLLAVWDKTCTTDYMVEIYKDALHDLEVEESNSQVVATRYGQVAEFMFYAGEYDTAKEFIAKAIKSHPDNEDLVRMYTLAGDIFHEHLVSMSDCLKHDYKEELRELLRCYKKAIKIRQRNYLAEDKHKYLLVSTLCKYVENLHLWLVIFDSEHSFNANELRQEADEHIAEAIRISKEVRNYGMLAEAFTTKALLKNELKLYAEAVESCLRAYGENHPLTAKLNGHIAQYYESSHDWKRAARHYLLQLRILTEIYGVDHTVTKATKEKLQHPRIAKYVKKR